A part of Limihaloglobus sulfuriphilus genomic DNA contains:
- a CDS encoding 3-oxoacyl-ACP synthase III family protein, with the protein MGARIRSIVYYLPTKTLGNDELERELPGFDRDKVERRLGIRNRHIAAEGETSLDMGEKACQKLFDEEGFDRGKIDFLLLCTQSPDYFLPTSACILQDRLGLRTDIGALDYNLGCSGYVYGLAMAKSFVETGIAQNVLLVTSETYSKHLYQGDRGNRTLFGDAAAATIIEKAPSDHFHEFVLGTDGSGAQNLIVDNGGFRNPTDPQAKPFEYSPGNWRTKNHLYMNGPKLFTFAINTVPVAVREVLRKNQMTIEDVDYVICHQANKHMLNYICREIGADESKFHIDVADVGNTVSATIPIALKDAMDQGVVQRGDRVLLVGFGVGYSWGAVVVEL; encoded by the coding sequence ATGGGCGCACGAATACGCAGTATAGTATATTACCTGCCGACGAAGACCTTAGGCAACGATGAGCTTGAGCGTGAGCTTCCCGGCTTCGACAGAGACAAAGTGGAGCGACGGCTGGGCATACGCAACCGCCACATTGCCGCTGAGGGTGAAACCTCGCTGGACATGGGCGAAAAGGCATGTCAAAAGCTCTTCGACGAAGAGGGTTTCGACCGCGGCAAGATAGATTTCCTGCTGCTATGTACCCAAAGCCCCGATTATTTCCTCCCGACAAGCGCCTGTATCCTCCAGGATCGTCTCGGACTGCGGACTGACATCGGCGCCCTGGACTACAATCTCGGCTGTTCCGGCTATGTCTATGGGCTCGCCATGGCAAAATCATTCGTCGAGACCGGCATCGCCCAGAACGTATTGCTGGTAACATCAGAGACTTACAGCAAGCACCTTTATCAGGGCGACCGCGGCAACCGCACGCTCTTCGGAGATGCCGCCGCCGCGACAATCATCGAAAAAGCACCGAGCGATCACTTTCACGAGTTCGTTCTCGGCACAGACGGCTCCGGCGCGCAGAATCTCATCGTTGATAACGGCGGTTTTCGAAACCCGACCGATCCCCAGGCGAAGCCGTTCGAGTATTCACCGGGCAACTGGAGGACGAAAAACCACCTGTATATGAACGGGCCAAAGCTGTTTACGTTCGCGATCAACACCGTACCGGTTGCTGTTCGTGAGGTGCTCAGGAAAAACCAGATGACGATTGAAGACGTTGATTATGTCATCTGCCATCAGGCCAACAAGCACATGCTCAACTACATCTGCCGCGAAATCGGTGCCGATGAGAGCAAATTCCATATTGACGTTGCCGATGTTGGCAACACCGTATCGGCGACTATCCCGATCGCCCTCAAAGACGCTATGGATCAGGGCGTTGTCCAGCGAGGCGACCGCGTCCTGCTTGTAGGCTTCGGCGTGGGATATTCATGGGGGGCGGTTGTCGTTGAATTGTAG
- a CDS encoding PEP-CTERM sorting domain-containing protein gives MKKTVFTLALAAVFIAASPAAVVDFGNVSDWESSTFTLGGLEFGSFTVLSSATGGGSEVDASGVAIKGEVDGDKVRLYFSGGWTADQGETVDTLINFDVTSLSAPIVGNTLRLDAYGVTGTGRALITENSIDDMDNIIANKLVYSRPSGVQNRDTADYSPGQMHVEITKNVFVGGGTDGLAHISGFSQSFVVPEPVTLAMLALGGLMIRRRR, from the coding sequence ATGAAGAAGACAGTTTTTACCTTAGCCCTTGCAGCGGTATTTATCGCAGCATCCCCGGCAGCGGTTGTCGATTTCGGCAATGTCAGCGACTGGGAGAGCAGCACCTTTACCCTTGGCGGCCTTGAGTTCGGCAGCTTTACCGTCCTCTCCAGCGCAACCGGCGGCGGCTCGGAAGTAGATGCTTCCGGCGTAGCGATCAAAGGTGAAGTTGACGGCGACAAAGTACGCCTCTACTTCAGCGGCGGCTGGACGGCAGACCAGGGTGAGACCGTGGATACGCTGATAAACTTTGATGTTACATCATTATCAGCCCCCATAGTCGGCAATACCCTGAGACTGGACGCTTATGGCGTAACCGGCACAGGCAGAGCCCTTATCACAGAAAATTCAATAGATGATATGGACAATATAATCGCCAACAAGCTGGTTTACAGCCGTCCCTCTGGCGTACAGAACAGAGACACAGCCGACTACAGCCCCGGCCAGATGCATGTAGAGATAACCAAGAATGTATTTGTCGGCGGCGGCACCGACGGCCTTGCCCACATAAGCGGCTTCAGCCAGAGCTTTGTGGTTCCCGAGCCTGTAACGCTTGCAATGCTTGCCCTTGGCGGTCTGATGATACGCCGCAGACGCTAA
- a CDS encoding PEP-CTERM sorting domain-containing protein: MKKTLITLAAVLIAVSAVSAIPVKTAALSSAGNIDLFADDTMIELKDPEMGELYQVDESAVISGVLTNNCLYWALGLEVEGSEMPVAVSAEGYEASGGLEFVLEGFMPASGVEVNAASSSYISLSDSGSWFRPLAARTVFEGLGLSGAGIVNVYGYTDNGSAYLGSFEVVPEPSMLALFGIGGLILSRRRKA; encoded by the coding sequence ATGAAGAAGACACTTATCACATTAGCAGCAGTATTAATCGCAGTATCCGCAGTATCAGCAATCCCTGTAAAAACGGCAGCCCTCTCCTCGGCAGGCAATATCGACCTGTTCGCGGACGATACAATGATTGAGCTTAAAGACCCTGAGATGGGCGAGCTCTATCAGGTTGACGAGAGTGCGGTTATCTCCGGCGTTCTTACGAATAACTGCCTGTACTGGGCACTTGGCCTCGAGGTTGAAGGTTCAGAGATGCCGGTAGCAGTATCGGCCGAAGGCTATGAAGCCTCAGGCGGACTTGAATTTGTCCTTGAAGGCTTTATGCCGGCGTCAGGCGTAGAAGTAAACGCAGCGAGTTCATCATATATCTCTCTGAGCGACAGCGGCAGCTGGTTCCGTCCTTTAGCGGCCCGCACCGTGTTTGAAGGCCTTGGCCTCTCTGGAGCAGGCATCGTGAATGTTTACGGCTACACCGACAACGGCAGTGCCTACCTTGGCAGCTTCGAAGTAGTTCCGGAACCCTCAATGCTTGCACTGTTTGGAATCGGCGGACTGATCCTTAGCCGCCGCCGCAAGGCATAA
- a CDS encoding prepilin peptidase, with amino-acid sequence MLILAMIYVFAIGCCVGSFLNVVIYRSPRGLSLIKPPSSCPGCNYRIPAYLNIPLVSWLMLRGRCRNCGYAISPRYFIVELFTGIIFAGLFYLYFVYGIREMGFADTGGALSGFTEGGWIIFLLHIILISTFLAASAIDLELYIIPLSLCYFVFISAIIIAGVAPAVIPYEQIVSYKLLPAASPAAAAVTTGSLLGLFLSFYLLKKGIIKRSYPLDDQGNELEEYNHRKEAMLEVAFLLPVIVLGVLSLVLYKNLSSAAAFWDRLGEIPSISCIMGALWGYLVGCAVVWAARIGGTLAFGKEAMGLGDVHLLGAAGAVIGGGGAVLAFLISPFSGILCSVLYLVFKKTNQIPYGPFLSFSVILVIIFNDQIQQILNLYFY; translated from the coding sequence ATGTTGATTCTTGCGATGATATATGTATTCGCGATTGGCTGCTGTGTCGGCAGTTTTCTCAACGTCGTGATATACCGCAGCCCGCGGGGGCTCTCGCTTATCAAACCGCCCTCATCGTGTCCGGGCTGTAATTACCGCATACCGGCGTATCTCAACATCCCGCTCGTTTCCTGGCTGATGCTTCGCGGCAGATGCCGCAACTGCGGATATGCGATATCGCCGCGGTACTTCATCGTGGAACTCTTTACCGGCATAATCTTCGCCGGATTATTCTACCTGTATTTCGTGTATGGAATCCGCGAGATGGGTTTTGCCGACACCGGCGGGGCTTTAAGCGGCTTCACCGAGGGCGGCTGGATCATTTTTCTGCTGCACATAATACTCATCTCAACATTTCTGGCGGCCTCAGCGATTGACCTTGAACTTTACATAATCCCGCTGAGTTTGTGTTATTTTGTGTTTATCTCCGCTATCATCATCGCCGGCGTAGCACCGGCCGTTATCCCCTATGAACAGATAGTCAGCTACAAACTCCTGCCGGCGGCTTCTCCCGCGGCGGCGGCTGTCACAACCGGCTCGCTGCTTGGGCTGTTTTTGTCGTTTTATCTTTTGAAAAAGGGCATAATAAAACGCAGTTACCCGCTCGATGACCAGGGAAATGAGCTCGAAGAGTACAATCACCGCAAAGAAGCCATGTTGGAGGTTGCATTTCTGCTGCCGGTTATAGTCCTGGGTGTTTTATCGCTGGTTCTTTATAAAAATCTCTCATCAGCTGCCGCCTTCTGGGACAGGCTCGGCGAAATCCCCTCGATTTCCTGCATTATGGGGGCTCTGTGGGGGTATCTCGTGGGCTGTGCGGTTGTATGGGCGGCTCGAATCGGAGGCACGCTGGCATTCGGCAAAGAGGCGATGGGCCTTGGTGATGTTCATCTGCTCGGTGCCGCGGGCGCGGTCATTGGCGGCGGCGGGGCGGTGCTGGCATTTCTCATTTCACCTTTTTCCGGCATCTTATGTTCTGTATTGTATCTTGTATTTAAAAAAACTAATCAAATTCCTTACGGTCCGTTCTTGTCTTTTTCAGTTATTTTGGTTATCATATTCAATGATCAGATACAACAGATACTTAATCTGTACTTTTATTGA